In Micromonospora sp. NBC_01813, the following are encoded in one genomic region:
- a CDS encoding ANTAR domain-containing protein, translating into MNADRRMRLWSRVVGHAQGGPVTVEHVCTSVISAAGVAGVAVTVVLATGHRETVYASDRVASDLAELALILGEGPGVDAGDGGPALVADLTAADCLARWPVYAMAAASAGASAVFALPLQVGAIRVGVMDLYRTRPGGLDGERLADALALADTACSLLLDAGQHDRPGSGGHRPEQVGLHHPEVHQATGMIVVQLGVTASVALIRLRAYAYAHDRRLRDVAGDVVARRLRFDADSDRG; encoded by the coding sequence GTGAACGCCGATCGCAGAATGCGGTTGTGGAGCCGGGTCGTCGGGCACGCTCAAGGTGGACCGGTCACGGTCGAACATGTCTGCACCTCGGTGATATCGGCTGCCGGCGTGGCTGGCGTCGCCGTCACGGTGGTGCTCGCCACCGGCCACCGCGAGACGGTGTACGCCAGCGACCGGGTCGCCTCCGATCTTGCGGAGTTGGCCCTGATCCTCGGCGAGGGCCCCGGCGTGGATGCCGGCGACGGCGGTCCGGCTCTGGTCGCCGACCTGACCGCCGCAGACTGCCTGGCCCGCTGGCCGGTGTACGCGATGGCCGCGGCATCCGCTGGCGCGTCTGCGGTGTTCGCGCTGCCGTTGCAGGTCGGCGCGATCCGGGTCGGTGTCATGGACCTCTACCGCACCAGGCCCGGCGGACTGGACGGCGAGAGGCTGGCCGACGCGCTGGCGCTGGCGGACACTGCCTGCTCGCTGCTGCTGGACGCGGGGCAGCACGACCGGCCCGGCTCGGGCGGGCACCGACCCGAGCAGGTCGGCCTGCACCACCCTGAGGTGCATCAGGCCACCGGGATGATCGTCGTGCAGTTGGGAGTGACGGCGTCGGTAGCCCTGATCCGGCTGCGGGCCTACGCGTACGCCCACGACCGGCGGCTGCGTGACGTCGCCGGAGATGTCGTCGCGCGACGCCTGCGCTTCGACGCCGACTCGGACCGCGGCTGA